From the Halorhabdus utahensis DSM 12940 genome, one window contains:
- a CDS encoding ABC transporter substrate-binding protein, whose product MASEQSSGSFEDVVNRRNFMRLAGATGATMLAGCQGEETDTETESGGNGDTETDSGGDTDVYDVTVESAAARGMDLLDWNAQFAGWPNIWGRWLAYERYAQYNMTENEWIPRLIQDWSVDGTTVTLNIREDHTYANGDQVTADDIKANTVMNLATGAAFADVFDSFNAPDDKTLEIETTKEVNPDILEFTLLSQLQQAKMAEPYDELYQRYWEDEEEGVSSDIQGREPNSPDYVSGIFGQQSKDDEQYMMNRNPEHPDAGNVNFERYRFPNYPGNEGNWEAMIGDDIDTIMSAFTPSNIRAELADHWQEYNFPGYWGVGYVFNHDEEAAPHISKRSVRQAITHAINREDVVTAAGAEIKEAFPTPAAVSANVQDEWLDVGGQFPAMQGGAEQAAEIMQDAGYEKNGNGNWAMDGETVTFQVVVPSSWSDWVTATQAVVPQLQDAGFDAEMNRVDNINTVVGEGNFKMAARPWSPGNARSSHPYFPLNWVFGRAYNNAHSYPGAEAGTEIEVPAMDGDGTMSVDVQQRLDDLSTSSGEEAQSIVQELAWVSHQDLPYLPMINKVEQSWISTRRLSAPETDDPAGNVKWPTFYAPRVGKMQWQGE is encoded by the coding sequence ATGGCTAGTGAACAGTCTTCAGGGAGTTTCGAGGACGTAGTGAATCGCCGCAACTTCATGCGGCTGGCAGGCGCGACCGGCGCGACCATGCTTGCCGGGTGTCAAGGTGAGGAGACAGACACGGAAACGGAGAGCGGTGGAAACGGTGACACCGAGACGGACAGCGGTGGCGACACCGACGTCTACGACGTCACGGTCGAATCCGCTGCCGCCCGTGGGATGGACCTGCTCGACTGGAACGCCCAGTTCGCCGGGTGGCCGAACATCTGGGGGCGCTGGCTCGCTTACGAGCGCTATGCCCAGTACAACATGACGGAAAACGAGTGGATCCCCCGGCTCATCCAGGACTGGTCGGTCGACGGGACGACTGTCACCCTCAACATCCGTGAGGATCACACCTACGCGAACGGCGACCAGGTGACGGCCGACGACATCAAGGCGAACACCGTGATGAACCTCGCGACGGGGGCCGCGTTCGCGGATGTCTTCGACTCGTTCAACGCACCTGACGACAAGACGCTCGAGATCGAGACCACAAAGGAAGTCAATCCGGATATCCTCGAGTTCACGCTCCTCTCCCAGCTCCAGCAGGCGAAGATGGCCGAGCCCTACGACGAGCTCTATCAGCGCTACTGGGAGGACGAGGAGGAGGGCGTCTCCAGCGACATTCAGGGTCGTGAGCCCAATTCGCCCGACTACGTCTCCGGGATCTTCGGGCAGCAGAGCAAGGACGACGAGCAGTACATGATGAACCGTAACCCCGAGCACCCTGACGCCGGGAACGTCAACTTCGAGCGTTACCGGTTCCCGAACTACCCGGGCAACGAGGGTAATTGGGAAGCCATGATCGGTGACGATATTGACACGATCATGAGCGCGTTTACTCCGTCGAACATCCGGGCGGAGCTTGCCGACCACTGGCAGGAATACAACTTCCCCGGCTACTGGGGTGTCGGCTACGTGTTCAACCACGACGAGGAAGCCGCGCCGCACATCTCGAAGCGATCGGTCCGACAGGCGATCACGCACGCCATCAACCGGGAGGACGTCGTCACGGCCGCGGGCGCAGAGATCAAGGAGGCCTTCCCCACTCCGGCCGCCGTCTCCGCGAACGTCCAGGACGAGTGGCTCGACGTGGGTGGCCAGTTCCCCGCGATGCAGGGTGGCGCAGAGCAGGCCGCCGAGATCATGCAGGACGCCGGCTACGAGAAGAACGGCAACGGCAACTGGGCCATGGACGGCGAGACCGTCACGTTCCAGGTCGTCGTCCCGAGTAGCTGGAGTGACTGGGTCACGGCGACCCAGGCTGTGGTCCCACAGCTCCAGGACGCCGGGTTCGACGCGGAGATGAACCGTGTCGACAACATCAACACGGTCGTCGGAGAAGGGAACTTCAAGATGGCGGCCCGTCCGTGGTCGCCCGGCAACGCCCGCTCCTCGCACCCGTACTTCCCACTGAACTGGGTCTTCGGGCGCGCGTACAACAACGCCCACAGCTACCCGGGTGCCGAGGCTGGCACCGAGATCGAGGTTCCGGCGATGGACGGAGACGGTACCATGTCGGTCGACGTCCAGCAGCGCCTCGACGACCTCTCGACCTCGAGCGGCGAGGAAGCCCAGTCCATCGTTCAGGAGCTCGCGTGGGTCTCCCACCAGGACCTCCCGTACCTGCCGATGATCAACAAGGTAGAGCAGTCGTGGATCAGTACGCGGCGGCTGTCGGCTCCCGAAACTGACGACCCAGCAGGCAACGTCAAGTGGCCGACGTTCTACGCCCCGCGTGTCGGAAAGATGCAGTGGCAGGGCGAGTAA
- a CDS encoding Hsp20/alpha crystallin family protein → MSALRDALSDLPDAVFADLLESESAYLLVIDVPGATGETVDARTEGNRLDIEARRAKDVPTDFEYVSEERSLFLDVELPLPPDVEADGISGTVDRGVLELTLPKMTETATESIPIEDA, encoded by the coding sequence ATGTCAGCACTCCGCGACGCACTTTCCGACCTCCCTGACGCCGTCTTCGCCGACCTGCTTGAGTCGGAGTCAGCCTACTTGCTGGTGATCGACGTGCCCGGAGCGACCGGCGAAACGGTCGACGCACGCACCGAGGGCAACCGTCTCGACATCGAAGCACGGCGAGCAAAAGACGTCCCGACCGACTTCGAGTACGTCTCGGAGGAGCGGTCGCTGTTCCTCGACGTGGAACTCCCACTACCGCCGGATGTCGAGGCCGACGGTATCTCGGGGACAGTCGATCGGGGCGTCCTCGAGCTGACCCTCCCGAAGATGACCGAGACCGCAACCGAGTCAATTCCGATCGAGGACGCCTGA